CCCGGCAACAAGAAGAACACTACAGGGTGGGTCCCAGGGGGTCAAAAGGGGGGTCCCCCTTTGCCGCAAAATGGCTTCTGACCTGCATCGATGGCGATCCCGAACGCTCCGGCCCCGGCTACCGGATCCTCAGCTGCACCACGGCGTCCGCGCGCACGTCGGCCCGCGCGTCCCAGCCCGGCGGGACGAGCGGCATGCGCGCGTGACCGTGAAGCCGTACACGGACGTCGTCGCCGACCTGCTCGACGTCCCAGGTGAGTCCGCCGTGCCGCTGCATCGCCCCCGAGGCGGTCAAGTACTCCTCGACGGAGCTCCGCGCCGCATCGGCGTTCAGCGCGACGACGTCACCAGGGGCGTACAGGCTCGAGCGTTCGGCAGCCTCGCTCGCGGCCAAAGCAGCTCCGTCAGCGAGGTCTGCGAGACGCCGTTGGCCGAGGTACGCCGCGGACGCGTTCACCGCCACTGCCACCACCAGGCCGACCACCACGAAGAAGCCGATCAGCATGACGGTCACCTGTCCGCCCTCCGCGCGATCGCGTCGTGCGGGGCGTCTCCCGCTCATGAGCGGTCCTCGCGGAAGCGGCCGTACGGCTCGGTGTGGGTGCTG
Above is a genomic segment from Mumia sp. Pv4-285 containing:
- a CDS encoding pilus assembly protein TadG-related protein; this encodes MSGRRPARRDRAEGGQVTVMLIGFFVVVGLVVAVAVNASAAYLGQRRLADLADGAALAASEAAERSSLYAPGDVVALNADAARSSVEEYLTASGAMQRHGGLTWDVEQVGDDVRVRLHGHARMPLVPPGWDARADVRADAVVQLRIR